The stretch of DNA GCAATGAAGAAAATATTAAAGCAGTTGAATATGCAATAGAACATAACAAACTTGTAATTGTTACTGTTTCAAAACATGGGAAAGAAGGAAAAAGAGAAGTAGATTCTTTTTATAATGTTGGAGTTGTTGGAAATATTATGAGAAAAGTATCTTTGCCTGATGGTAAGATAAAAGTTCTTTTTCAAGGTTTAGTAAAAGGTCATATCTCAGAATTTACAAAAGAAGATTCATTATTTGCAAAAGTTGATATTTTAAAAAGTGAAGAATCAAATGAAGAGAGTATTAAATCAGTTATTGAAGTATTGATTGAAAATGTAAAAAAACTATCAAGATTAAATATCAAATTTCCAGCTGATTTAGTAAAAACAATAGAAGAAAACGATGATGCAACAAGAATTGCAGATTTAATTTCATCTGTTTTAAAAGTAAAAAAAGATGAAGCTTATAAATTATTTGCTCAAACAAATATTGAACAAAGATTATTTGATATTATTGAAGTTATAAAAAAAGAGATTGAATCTTTTAAAATTCAAAAAGAGATTACTCAAAAAGTAAACTCTAAAATTGAAAAAACTCATAAAGATTATTTCCTAAAAGAACAAATTAAAGCTATTCAAAAAGAACTTGGAAGTGATACTCAAAAAGATGAAGAAGTTAAATCTTATAAAAAAAGATTAAAAGCAAAAAAAGACTTTATGCCAAAAGAAGGTTATAAAGAAACTAAAAAACAAATAGAGAAATTAGGTCGAATGAATCCTGATTCTCCTGATGCTTCACTTTTACAAACTTATGTAGAACAAGTTTTAGATATTCCTTTTGGTGAATATGCAGATGAAAAAATATCTGTAAAAAATGTTGAAGAACAATTAAACAAAGACCATTATTCTTTAACTAAACCAAAAGAGAGAATTTCTGAATATTTTGCTGTTAAACAACTGCTTGAACAAAGAAATATTGAAGATTTAAAATCAAAAGGTACAGTTTTATGTTTTGTAGGACCTCCCGGTGTTGGTAAAACTTCACTTGCAAATTCTATTGCAAAAGCATTACAAAGACCACTAATCAGAGTTGCGCTTGGTGGAATGGAAGATGTAAATGAACTAAGAGGTCATAGAAGAACTTATGTTGGTGCAATGCCAGGACGTCTTGTAAAAGGTCTTATTGACGCAAAAAAAATGAATCCAGTAATGGTTTTAGATGAGATTGATAAACTAGGAGCTAATCACAGAGGTGATCCAACTGCTGTTATGTTAGAGATTTTAGACCCAGAACAAAATCATGAATTTAGAGATTTATATTTAAATTTCCCAATAGATTTATCTCAAGTTATTTTTGTATCAACTGCAAATGATGTTAGAAAAATTCCAGCACCATTAAGAGATAGAATGGAGTTTATTGAAATTTCTTCTTATACTCCAAATGAAAAATATCATATTGCAAAAGATTATTTAATTCCTCAAGAATTGGCTAAACATGGACTTAAAAAATCTGAGATTAATTTAAATAAAGCGACGATTGAACTAATAATTGAAAAATATACAAGAGAAGCTGGAGTAAGAAATTTACGAAGAGTATTCTCAAAACTATTTAGAAAAGTTGTAAAACAGATTTTAAATGATGAAACATTAGAAAAAGTAACTATTGGAACAAAAGATTTAAAAGCATATTTAGATAATCCAATTTTTGAAATTGACCCAGCTGATAAGAAAAATTCAATTGGAATTGCAAATGGACTTGCTTGGACTTCTGTTGGTGGAGATGTACTTAAATCTGAAGCTATTAAGTTAAAAGGAAAAGGTAGTTTATCTGTAACTGGAAACTTAGGTGAAGTGATGAAAGAGTCTTCAAGAATTTCATATTCAGTTGTAAAAGTTCTTATTGATAATGGAACTTTAAAAATTGATGATAAAATCATTCCAAAAACTCCACAAGAAGAGACAGATAAAGTAAAAGTTGATCCTAGTGAAGTTTATAAAAGATTTGATATTCACTTACATATTCCAGAAGGTGCAACTCCAAAAGATGGACCAAGTGCTGGAATTACAATGGCTTTAACAATGGCTTCTGTTTTATCTGAACGACCTATTAAATCTGATATTGCAATGACAGGTGAACTTACACTTTCAGGAAAAGTTTTACCTATTGGTGGACTAAAAGAGAAATTAATCGCAGCATATAAAGCAAAAATGAAAAAAGCTTTAATTCCTAGAAAAAATTTCGAGAGAGATTTAGATGAAATTCCTCAAGAAGTAAAAGATGCAATGGAAATAAAAGCTGTTGATGTAATAGAAGATGTTTTAAAAGAAGCATTAGTTTAACTACCCAAAATGGAAGCTAGAAATTTTCTAGCTTCATCTCAATGATTACTTCTAAAGGTTCAAAATCATGTTAAAAAGCTTTAGTAAAAAAGATTTTACAGCCACAAATATTCTGATAATCATCACAATTTTAATGTATGTTATTCAAATAAATATTCCCAAAGGTGGTTTATTATTTGGATTAAATCTATATTTTCTAGTATATGATTTTTGGTGGCAACCACTAAGTTCAATGTTTGCTCATGGTGGAATTGCCCATCTTGGAATGAATATGTTTGTTCTTTGGCAATTTGGAAATTTAATAGAGAGATTTAAAGGTGCAAAAGAGTTAGTAGCTTTATATTTAATAAGCGGATTATTAACTTCTCTTTTATCATTTGCTTATATTTTTTATTTAGACAATCAAGTAAATTTAGTTGGAGCATCAGGAGCAATTTGTGCCTTACTTGGATATGTGGCCTATTATGATAAAGCGCAAAGAAGCGGAATAATAACTTGGGTGTTATTAATCTCTGTTGCTCCACTTATAATTGGACTTCCAATAGCTTGGTATGCTCATTTTATTGGTTTAGCAGTTGGATTTTTATATGCAATTATTAGAAGATAATTAGTTATTTAGAAAATAAGTAACTAAACTCATAACAAATAAAACAATAACCATTCCAACAAATACATCTTTTAGAGTTACCGTTGGATTTAAAATCCCACAATATGGACATTGTCTTTTTTTTGCATCAATTTCATTTTTACAGTTTTTACAAGTTGCTATGATTTATCCTTTTGAAATTTTTGAAATAGTAACATACTAATGTTAAGATAAATCAACAAAAAAGGATAAAAATGCAAGAAATACATATTCAATGCCCATATTGTTTACAAGCTATTTCAATTCTTTTAGATTGTGGTGCTTATGGACACGAAACTGTAGTAGATGATTGTGAAGTGTGTTGTCGACCAATTGAAATCTCTTATATCGTTGAAAATGGTGAAATAAAAACTTATTCTTATAATAGTATTGAAGGAAATGAATTTTAATGGAAGTAAAATCAATCTTATTTGTGTGTCTTGGAAATATTTGTCGTTCACCACTTGCTGAGGGAATTGCAAAAAATTATATAAAAGAAAAAAATTTAAATTTAGTGATTGAAAGTGCAGGAACTGGACATTGGCATATTGGTGAAAAACCTTGTGATAATTCGATAAAAGTTGCACTTTTAAATGGTGTTGATATTTCAAAGCAAAAAGCTCAACAAGTAAAAAAGTCTGACTTTAAAAACTTTGATTTGATAGTTGGTCTTGATGATAGCAATATTTCAAATTTAAAAAACTTAGGTTGTAAAAATCCTATAAAACTTGGTGATTTTGGTTTTAATGGAGAGTGTGTTCCTGACCCATATTTTTTTGATGGATTTGAAGGTTTTGATAAAGTTTTTGAGATGATTGATGTTTGTGTTAGAAATCTAATTGATGAAAAAGTAAAGAGCGCTTAGGCTTCTTTACTTATTTCACTTTTTTGTGAGCTAAAACCCATAATTCGACTTTTTCAGTCTCTCTTGAATCTGTTCTTTGTGTTCTTCTTGATGAAGCTCTTACTTCACGTCTTAAGTGTAAATCTTTTCTAAATCTATTGTTTTTTTGTAGTTCTTCAATTATTGGATGAATGCTTTGATTATCAACTTCTTGAGCAAGATTTGAGAATATTAAAACTAATTTTCCATCTTCTTTTAGATATTTTTTTGCTTCTTCAAAAAACCTTGGAAATAGGTCTTTTTCATAATACATAGCTTTATCAATTCCCTCTTCTAAATTATGTTTTGCCAATAACCAAGGAGGATTAAATACAATTACATCTACTTTTCTATCAAAATCTCCAAATAAATCACAATGATTTAGAGTTATTTTCTTTTGAAAATCTAATCTTCTACCCTCTTTATAAACACCAATAATCGCATTCTTATTTGTATCTGTTGCATAAACATTTTCAAACCCATTTTGAATTAATTGATATGTTAAAATACCACTTCCCACACCAATATCAATGGCATTATCTTTAGGTCCATCATATTTTTTTAACCACTTATCAAACAGTTTTAAATGATCAAATCTTGTTGGGAAATATGTTCCATAATAAGGATGAATCGTTAAATTCAAAGTTTTAATCTCAATCCCTTTTTCATGCCATTGCCATGAACTATTCATTCCTTGAACTTCTGGAAAAGATATATAAAATTCTGTTACTTCTGGATAAAGTGATTCTAACCAACCAATATTCGGAGCTTTTTTAACATCAAGTTTATTATCTTTTACTTTGATTAGTAATCTGTGTGAAGCTTTTCTAAAGGCTGAGCGATAATCTCTTTGTCCTTGAAAACTTTTGTCATTGAATTTTTCTGAAAGATTCTTTTTTAGCTCAGCAAGAACTTGTAAACCATTACTGTAATATTCTTCAACAAAAACATATTTTCCTGCAATCATTTGCGCAACAACTGATTGAGTATCCATTTTTCTATAAAATTTTATACCTTCGATTGGCGAAGTTATAATATTAGGTCTATCTGGTTTGATAGATTGTAAATTTGTAGCCATATAATTATTCCCTTTATCTAGTGTGGCAGTTTATTGTATGCAGGCTTAGATTTGGGTTGGAAATTTAGAATATTGGTGATTTGCTTGGTATAGTTAGGGTTTTTTATTGTGTGGCGTTATAATAATTAAAAAATAAGTTAGTAAAATGCCAACACAAAAAAATATTTTAACTTTTTTTATAAATATTAAACCACAATTGTAAAAAATGGAATACAACTACTTAGATAAAAATAATGTAAAGAAATAGTTTACAATAAATTTCAAATTAAAAGTTATGTTTTATATGTCTAAATTAAAATAAATATTTTTTATGATTATCGATTTTTTCACAACTACCACAAACATTAATATAATCTTTTTCATCAACTAAACAAATTACACATGGGTTATTACTAATAATATCCCTTTTAATTTTATTGTTTTGACAAAATTTATTAGCAATATAAGTTACATTCATAGAAGGGTCTTGGCATAATTGCTCTAAAATCTGTTTTGTTGAAGCTATGTTTTTTGCAACACTTCTTCTTACTGAAACATATACTGATTTTGCTAGCAGTGCTAATATACTTTCATCTTTTGTATTTTGAGCTAGAATTATTTGGTCTATTTCTATCATATTTGTATAATTCATGCTGTATTTTTCCCTTTAATTTATTATTATAATAAGAATTATATTATTTTATAGCTTATCAGTAAATAAAATAATATAAGTAAATTGCATCATTAAAAAATTATTAAAAATTAATATATCTATAAATATACTATTTTATAACTCAATATGAAATTATTATATTTATAGATGGTCAAAATTAATATTCTTGATAGAAAAATAAATATAAGATATATATTATCCTATTTTATGTTCTCTTTTGGTAAGCTTCTTGCATATATATAAACAAATATTTATCAAAAGAGAAAAATTATGAAATTAAACGAATTAAAACTTGAAGTTGATTATTTTGAGTTTGATGAAAAGTACTATCACAAAGTAAATCCTACACCTCTTAAAAATCCTAAACTTGTATCATTTAACCCACTTGCCTGTAACTTGATTAACCTTGATTATGAAGAGTGCCAAACTTTAGATTTTGTAGATTTTATAAATGGTAGTAAGATTTTAGAAGGTTCAACTCCTTATGCTATGGCTTATGCTGGGCATCAATTTGGTTATTTTGTTCCACAGCTTGGTGATGGAAGAGCTATAAATTTGGGTGCGGTTAATAACTGGCATTTACAAACAAAAGGTTCAGGACTTACACGATATTCACGACAAGGTGATGGAAGAGCGGTTTTGCGTTCATCTATACGAGAATATCTTATGAGTGAAGCGATGTTTGGTCTTGGAATTCCTACAACTAGGGCTTTGGGAATTATCGATTCTGATTCTTTTGCTCATAGGGATTGGGAACAAGAATCATGTTCGATAGTTTTACGAATGTCACCATCTTGGATTAGAGTTGGAACATTTGAATTTTTTGCACGAAGTAGGGATAAAGAGACAATATCTCAACTAGCTGATTATGTGATAAAACAGTCATATCCACATTTGGAAAATCAAGAGAACAAATATGAAAAAATGTTTTATTCTTTAGTAGATAAAACAGCTGAACTAATAGCTTTATGGCAAGTTTATGGATTTCAACATGGAGTTATGAATACTGATAATTTCTCAGTTGCTGGTCTTACTATTGATTATGGTCCTTATGTTTTTATGGATTATTTTGAAAAAAATGCTATTTGTAATCACACAGACGCAGAGGGAAGATACTCTTATAATAACCAACCTTATGTTGCTAGATGGAATTTGTTTGCATTAATAAATGCTTTAAAATTGATTTGTGATGAGAGTAAAATAGAGTCTTACATGAAAGCATTTTTACCACAACATGAAAAAGTATATTTAGATTTAATGAACAAAAGATTAGGTTTAGATGCTTTAAAAAGTGGGAACTCAAATCTTCATTTGATTTTAGAGTTACTTGGAAGTTTAGAAAATGCAAAAATGGATTACAATGTTTTCTTTTATAGACTTACCCATCTCAAATCTTTTGAAGATTTAAGTTCTATCCTTGATATTGCAGTTTTTCAAGAGCCACTCAAAATATGGTTTGAATCTTATAAAAAAGTATGCTTTGAGCAAAAAACAACTTTTGAATCAAGATTTGAAGTTATGAAAAAAGTGAATCCAAAATATATTTTAAAAAACTATATTCTTCAAGAAGCTATTGAAAAAGCCCATGAGGGAGATTATACTTTGGTAAATGATTTATTAGAAATTGCTCAAAATCCCTATGATGAGCATCCTGCTTTTGAAAGATATGCTTTACCAACACCTATGAAACATGCAAATATAAAACTATCTTGTTCTTCTTAAATTAATAGCTCAAAAGAGCTATTAATTATTTTAAATATTTATTGACCATTGGTCAGAAATTCAAAATAAATTAAGTTTCTCTTAGTATACTTTCAAACTTGACCGACGGTCAGTCAATAAAAAATAATATTTTTTAAGGATAATCATGGCACCAAGAGTTGATAAAGAACAAAGAAGAAAAGAGATTGCAATGGCATGTGTTGATTTAATATATGATATTGGAATAAAAAATTTAACAGTTGCACAAGTTGCACAAGTTGCTGGTATTGGCAAAGGAACTATTTACGAATATTTTGAAAATAAAGATGATATTGTTTTTGAAATAATGAATATTCACGTAGAAGAAAATCACAAACAATTTTTAGAAACAATCAAAACAATCAAAACTACTAAAGAGAAGATATTTTTATGTTTCAAGTTTGTATTAGATGATAGTGAGGAAAACTTAAGACATTTTAATGGATATAAAGAATATGTATCTATTGTTTTATCAGATGAAAATGATGTAATGTGTGAATTTAATGGAAGTTGTAAAGTATTTTTTGATTTACAATTACGAAAAATTATTCAAGAGGGAATTGATAATAATGAATTAATTCCAGAAGCTATGAACTTAGCTGAGGGATTATTAGTTTTTGAAAAAGGATTAGCACTTTTAAAAATGAGTCAGAAAAATTTTGATGCAAAATATGTAGGTGAATCCTTTTTAAATAATCTATGGGAGTTAATAAAAGTAAAATGATAAGTAGAAGATATGAAAGAATAGTTTTCGCCTTTTTTATGGCGTTGTTTATGAGTTTTATTATGAGCTTCATAATTACATTTATAAATTTAGGTTTTGTTGATAGTTTTATCTCTAGTTGGTTAAGAGCATGGGGAATCGCATTTGCGTGTGCATTTCCAATAATAGTTGTTGTTGCACCAATAGTTCATAAAATTGTTCACAAATTAATGGCAAAAATATAAGGAAAAAAAAATGATAAAAAGAATTAGTTTAGTTTTAGTATCTAGCTTTTTAATGTTTTCAAATTTAAATGCAGCGGAAGTTTCTCAAACTGCATTAGTTGAAACTCAAGCATTAAAAAAACAAGAAGTAAATGATTTACAAGAGTTTGTGGGAACAGTAAATTTTGATAAAAAATCAAAGATTGCCAGTGAAACTTCAGGAGTAGTAAAAAAAATTAGTTTTGAAGTTGGGCAAAAAGTAAAAAAAGATGAAGTTTTAATACAAATTGATTCAGATATTTTAGATGCACAAATAAAAGCTTCTCAATCGGCTGTAAATATGTATGAAGTTCAGTTAAAAAATACAAAAAAGAATTATGATAGATTTAGCGCTTTAATTGAAAAAAAATCTATTTCACAAAAAGTTTTTGATGATTCAAAAGTTGAATATGATGTAGCAAGTGAAAATTTAATTTCTGCAAAAGCAAAATTAAATGAATTAAGTATTCAAAAATCTAAAAAAATTATAAAAGCTCCATATTCAGGTGTGATTGTTGAAAAAAATATAAATATAAACGAATGGTTAGATACAGGTTCTCAAATAGCAACTATTGTAAATACTCAAGAATTAGAAGTTATTTTTAATCTTCCAATATCTTTTATTGGTGGATTAAAAAATGGCGATGAATATGATATTAATATTTCAGATGAAATCATAAAAGCAAAACTTTATGCAGCAATTCCAAGTGGAGATAAACTCACAAGAACTTTTCCAGTTAGATTTAAAGCAGATGCAAAAGACAAATTTATTTTTGATGGAGCAAGTGCAAAAATTAACTTTGCTAAAGAGTCAAAAAGTGTTGCCCTTGTGATAAATAGAGATGCCGTTATAAAAAGATTTAATATGGATGTTGTTTTTACTGTTGTAAATGATAAAGCTGTGATGATTCCTGTAAAAGTAATTACATATTTTGGATTAAATGCTGCAATTATGGCAGATGGTTTAGTTGAAGGAATGCCAATTGTTACAAAAGGAAATGAAAGAGTTTTCCCAGATATGCAAGTTCAAGTTTTAAATAATAGTCAAAGTAAATAGGAAAAATTATGGATTTAATAAAATTTTCCCTTAAAAACCCTATAACTATTATAGTTGGTGTTTTGATAGTAATTTTATTTGGAATTATTTCTTTAAGTAAATTACCTTATCAATTAACTCCAAATGTTACAAAACCAGAGATTAAAATTACAACAACATGGGCAGGAGCAACGCCTTATGAAATTGAAAGAGAAATCATTGAAGAACAAGAAGATGCTCTAAAAAGTTTAAATAATCTAATTGAATATGAATCTTCATCATCAGATAATGCGGGTGAAATTACACTTACATTTAAACTTGGAACTGATATTAGAGTAGCACTTCAAGATGTTTCAAATAAATTAAATGAAGTTAGTTCTTATCCTGATAATGTTGATGAACCAATCATTGAAACGGCAACGGCAAGTCCAGTTATTTGGATTATGTTACAAACTTTAGATGAAAATAAAAGACATGTAGATGAATATAAAACTTTTTTTGAAGATGAAATAAAACCTATTATCAAAAGAGTTGAAGGTGTTGCTGGAACTATGACAGGAGGAGGAAGAGAGCAAGAGATGCAAATCAATCTTGACATGAATAAACTTGCTTCTTATAATCTTACAATTCCACAAGTTATTGATA from Arcobacter suis CECT 7833 encodes:
- the lon gene encoding endopeptidase La, giving the protein MELENYDEFPQTIPLIIEDDIFLYPFMIAPLFLSNEENIKAVEYAIEHNKLVIVTVSKHGKEGKREVDSFYNVGVVGNIMRKVSLPDGKIKVLFQGLVKGHISEFTKEDSLFAKVDILKSEESNEESIKSVIEVLIENVKKLSRLNIKFPADLVKTIEENDDATRIADLISSVLKVKKDEAYKLFAQTNIEQRLFDIIEVIKKEIESFKIQKEITQKVNSKIEKTHKDYFLKEQIKAIQKELGSDTQKDEEVKSYKKRLKAKKDFMPKEGYKETKKQIEKLGRMNPDSPDASLLQTYVEQVLDIPFGEYADEKISVKNVEEQLNKDHYSLTKPKERISEYFAVKQLLEQRNIEDLKSKGTVLCFVGPPGVGKTSLANSIAKALQRPLIRVALGGMEDVNELRGHRRTYVGAMPGRLVKGLIDAKKMNPVMVLDEIDKLGANHRGDPTAVMLEILDPEQNHEFRDLYLNFPIDLSQVIFVSTANDVRKIPAPLRDRMEFIEISSYTPNEKYHIAKDYLIPQELAKHGLKKSEINLNKATIELIIEKYTREAGVRNLRRVFSKLFRKVVKQILNDETLEKVTIGTKDLKAYLDNPIFEIDPADKKNSIGIANGLAWTSVGGDVLKSEAIKLKGKGSLSVTGNLGEVMKESSRISYSVVKVLIDNGTLKIDDKIIPKTPQEETDKVKVDPSEVYKRFDIHLHIPEGATPKDGPSAGITMALTMASVLSERPIKSDIAMTGELTLSGKVLPIGGLKEKLIAAYKAKMKKALIPRKNFERDLDEIPQEVKDAMEIKAVDVIEDVLKEALV
- a CDS encoding rhomboid family intramembrane serine protease yields the protein MLKSFSKKDFTATNILIIITILMYVIQINIPKGGLLFGLNLYFLVYDFWWQPLSSMFAHGGIAHLGMNMFVLWQFGNLIERFKGAKELVALYLISGLLTSLLSFAYIFYLDNQVNLVGASGAICALLGYVAYYDKAQRSGIITWVLLISVAPLIIGLPIAWYAHFIGLAVGFLYAIIRR
- a CDS encoding CPXCG motif-containing cysteine-rich protein encodes the protein MQEIHIQCPYCLQAISILLDCGAYGHETVVDDCEVCCRPIEISYIVENGEIKTYSYNSIEGNEF
- a CDS encoding low molecular weight protein-tyrosine-phosphatase, with the protein product MEVKSILFVCLGNICRSPLAEGIAKNYIKEKNLNLVIESAGTGHWHIGEKPCDNSIKVALLNGVDISKQKAQQVKKSDFKNFDLIVGLDDSNISNLKNLGCKNPIKLGDFGFNGECVPDPYFFDGFEGFDKVFEMIDVCVRNLIDEKVKSA
- a CDS encoding methyltransferase, giving the protein MATNLQSIKPDRPNIITSPIEGIKFYRKMDTQSVVAQMIAGKYVFVEEYYSNGLQVLAELKKNLSEKFNDKSFQGQRDYRSAFRKASHRLLIKVKDNKLDVKKAPNIGWLESLYPEVTEFYISFPEVQGMNSSWQWHEKGIEIKTLNLTIHPYYGTYFPTRFDHLKLFDKWLKKYDGPKDNAIDIGVGSGILTYQLIQNGFENVYATDTNKNAIIGVYKEGRRLDFQKKITLNHCDLFGDFDRKVDVIVFNPPWLLAKHNLEEGIDKAMYYEKDLFPRFFEEAKKYLKEDGKLVLIFSNLAQEVDNQSIHPIIEELQKNNRFRKDLHLRREVRASSRRTQRTDSRETEKVELWVLAHKKVK
- a CDS encoding protein adenylyltransferase SelO, yielding MKLNELKLEVDYFEFDEKYYHKVNPTPLKNPKLVSFNPLACNLINLDYEECQTLDFVDFINGSKILEGSTPYAMAYAGHQFGYFVPQLGDGRAINLGAVNNWHLQTKGSGLTRYSRQGDGRAVLRSSIREYLMSEAMFGLGIPTTRALGIIDSDSFAHRDWEQESCSIVLRMSPSWIRVGTFEFFARSRDKETISQLADYVIKQSYPHLENQENKYEKMFYSLVDKTAELIALWQVYGFQHGVMNTDNFSVAGLTIDYGPYVFMDYFEKNAICNHTDAEGRYSYNNQPYVARWNLFALINALKLICDESKIESYMKAFLPQHEKVYLDLMNKRLGLDALKSGNSNLHLILELLGSLENAKMDYNVFFYRLTHLKSFEDLSSILDIAVFQEPLKIWFESYKKVCFEQKTTFESRFEVMKKVNPKYILKNYILQEAIEKAHEGDYTLVNDLLEIAQNPYDEHPAFERYALPTPMKHANIKLSCSS
- a CDS encoding TetR/AcrR family transcriptional regulator, translated to MAPRVDKEQRRKEIAMACVDLIYDIGIKNLTVAQVAQVAGIGKGTIYEYFENKDDIVFEIMNIHVEENHKQFLETIKTIKTTKEKIFLCFKFVLDDSEENLRHFNGYKEYVSIVLSDENDVMCEFNGSCKVFFDLQLRKIIQEGIDNNELIPEAMNLAEGLLVFEKGLALLKMSQKNFDAKYVGESFLNNLWELIKVK
- a CDS encoding DUF2798 domain-containing protein, with product MALFMSFIMSFIITFINLGFVDSFISSWLRAWGIAFACAFPIIVVVAPIVHKIVHKLMAKI
- a CDS encoding efflux RND transporter periplasmic adaptor subunit — encoded protein: MIKRISLVLVSSFLMFSNLNAAEVSQTALVETQALKKQEVNDLQEFVGTVNFDKKSKIASETSGVVKKISFEVGQKVKKDEVLIQIDSDILDAQIKASQSAVNMYEVQLKNTKKNYDRFSALIEKKSISQKVFDDSKVEYDVASENLISAKAKLNELSIQKSKKIIKAPYSGVIVEKNININEWLDTGSQIATIVNTQELEVIFNLPISFIGGLKNGDEYDINISDEIIKAKLYAAIPSGDKLTRTFPVRFKADAKDKFIFDGASAKINFAKESKSVALVINRDAVIKRFNMDVVFTVVNDKAVMIPVKVITYFGLNAAIMADGLVEGMPIVTKGNERVFPDMQVQVLNNSQSK